A single Stutzerimonas stutzeri DNA region contains:
- the desA gene encoding delta-9 fatty acid desaturase DesA: protein MWYNGFLDLSSWEVVAATLLLTHVTIVAVTVYLHRYSAHRSLELNAGLKHFFRFWLWLTTAMNTREWTAIHRKHHAKCETPDDPHSPVQKGLGTVLRRGAELYMEEAKNEETLRIYGKNCPDDWIERNLYSRFPNLGIVLMLGLDLALFGVIGLTVWAVQMIWIPLWAAGVVNGLGHAVGYRNFECRDAATNLVPWGILIGGEELHNNHHTYPNSAKLSVRAWEFDMGWAWIKLFSLFGLAKVNRTAPIAHRVKPKHQLDMDSAMAILNNRFQIMAQYRRLVIKPLVRLELERADASMRHQFRRAKRLLSREPSLLQHEQQARIAAILEQSQSLRVIYEQRLALQQIWTRTSANGHEMLAAIKQWVQDAEASGIQSLREFAEHLRTYSLQPAVALA, encoded by the coding sequence ATGTGGTACAACGGTTTTCTCGACCTCTCAAGCTGGGAAGTGGTCGCGGCCACCCTGCTTCTGACTCACGTGACGATTGTCGCCGTCACCGTCTACCTTCACCGTTATTCCGCGCATCGCTCGCTCGAACTGAACGCCGGGCTCAAGCATTTCTTTCGGTTCTGGCTGTGGCTGACCACGGCGATGAATACCCGCGAATGGACGGCCATCCACCGCAAGCACCACGCCAAATGCGAAACGCCGGACGACCCTCACAGCCCGGTGCAAAAGGGGCTGGGCACGGTGCTGCGCCGTGGCGCCGAGCTGTACATGGAAGAGGCCAAGAACGAAGAAACGCTTCGCATCTACGGCAAGAACTGCCCGGATGACTGGATCGAGCGCAACCTGTACTCGCGCTTCCCCAACCTAGGCATCGTGCTGATGCTTGGCCTCGACCTCGCGTTGTTCGGCGTGATCGGCCTTACCGTCTGGGCGGTGCAGATGATCTGGATACCGCTCTGGGCCGCCGGGGTGGTCAACGGGCTGGGGCATGCGGTTGGCTATCGCAATTTCGAATGCCGCGACGCGGCGACCAACCTGGTGCCCTGGGGCATCCTCATCGGCGGTGAAGAACTGCACAACAATCACCATACCTACCCGAACTCGGCCAAGCTGTCGGTTCGCGCCTGGGAGTTCGACATGGGGTGGGCCTGGATCAAGCTGTTCAGCCTGTTCGGCCTGGCCAAGGTAAACCGCACCGCGCCCATCGCCCATCGCGTCAAGCCCAAGCACCAATTGGACATGGACAGCGCCATGGCGATTCTCAACAACCGCTTCCAGATCATGGCGCAGTACCGCAGATTGGTTATCAAGCCGCTGGTGCGCCTGGAACTCGAACGCGCCGATGCGTCGATGCGCCATCAATTCCGCCGGGCCAAGCGACTGTTGTCCCGCGAGCCGAGCTTGTTACAGCACGAGCAGCAGGCCCGCATCGCGGCGATCCTGGAGCAGAGCCAGTCGTTGCGAGTGATTTACGAACAGCGCCTGGCCTTGCAGCAGATCTGGACCCGAACCAGCGCCAACGGGCACGAGATGCTCGCGGCGATCAAGCAGTGGGTGCAGGACGCCGAAGCCAGCGGGATCCAGTCGCTACGCGAGTTCGCCGAGCACCTGCGAACCTATTCGCTGCAGCCTGCGGTCGCGCTTGCCTGA